The Oncorhynchus gorbuscha isolate QuinsamMale2020 ecotype Even-year linkage group LG04, OgorEven_v1.0, whole genome shotgun sequence genome includes the window CTGCGACTGACTAGCGTCATGTCCATGGGGTGTAATTGCTCCTGTCCCTATGTGTCGTTCTGGCTTGGACAAAGCTTACTTGTCTAAGGCTTACTATTTAGTATTATTAGGAATACCTGTCATGTGCTATTTAGCAGTAAAAGTTTCCACGTGTAAACTCAACATGTCTGAATGTTCCTGACCTGAACCCTCTATCTTCCAGATCCCATATAGGCCTAACAATGTAGAACAGTGAGAGGGTGAGTGAAAAGACCACGGAAAACCCTGGAATAGCTGAGTCAACCGTTAATTATGCCTTAAAATGATACTAAACGGGAGATTACATGCACCAGCATGCTAAAAAAGCTTATTTGCAACACAAGACCCACAAACATAAACCAGCGATTTAGCTGATCTCATGTTGATACTGGGCAGCTGCAACTTTCCCAGTTTAGGCTATCTATTCCCATCCCAGTTGAAATCAGGGGATCGGAAACCGTAAGGCTGATGAATGTAAAATACCAGTATAGGATTAGTAGGTTTACACTTCATTCAAACGTTTCATCTTAAATGACCTAATAATATTTGTGCCATTTGAAATAACCTTGTTAGACTACATTTTAATGTAATTAAAATAATAGATTCTACTCAATCACAATTGGGTTGATTTAGTTACACATTTCAAATATGGAGAGTGCAGGGATATTTCCCCCCCGCGATCTTGATAAGAAATGACACTACTTGTCAAGACAAGTTGTAATTAAATCGATTACATAAATGGGAACAAAAAGAACAGAGTCGGCTACACCAAAGAGTTTTCCATTCATCAAACATGTGGGATAAATTGCCACAGTAGATTTGCCATGGTAAAAAAAGCATGTTTAAATTTACACCGATGATAATTCACACCAGAGGGAGAACATTTCTTCAAAGATGTTGACAGCAAGCGATAGGCTACTAAAAGTTAACACTGACATCAGGTTTAAGGGAGCGGTAATTCAGTGGCCAATGATAATGAAGGTTGCAATTGAGACAAGATGTGCGGGTGATTTTTGCGTAAATTGATGGTTTAACAATGGATTACCCTGTGTTAAATTGGTGGCCAATTGTGGTTGCAATAGGCCCGTTTTAAAATATTTCCTCTTCACTTCAGTTTGCATCTCAATTCATCATCTTTGGTTGTAGAGCGAGGTAGCGACACATTCCTTTCCCTAAACAATGGACAGGATACATGTGTCTTAAGTCTATTTTTGTACATGGGGTTtgttgtttttaatttttttgcaTAGCATGTTGACCACGGTGTAAGTTGGTGGGTGGAGCTATAGGAGAATGGgcttattgtaatggctggaatgttgtcaatggaacggagtcaaacatggtTCCCATATGTTTGAttggtttgataccattccattccatgggcattgtcatgctgaaacagggaagggccttcctcaaactgttgccacaaagctggAAGCACATATTTGTCTTGAATGATATTGTATGCTGTGGCCtggaccatgaaaaacagccccagactattattcctcctccaccaacctttacagttggcactatgcattgcggcaggtagcgttctcctggcatccgccaaacccagattcttaGGCTCGTATGCCACTGCCATTGAAACACGTTTCATGAAGTTCCTgtcaaacagttattgtgctgatgttgcttccagaggcagtttggaacacggagtgagtgttgcaaccaaggacagaggATTTGTAAGTGTTACGTGCTTCCTCCCAAATGAGCGGAATTGTGGCACTAACTGATGGTTGTATGGGGGAGTTGTTTATGGCTCTATCACTTTCTACGTGCCGATGAAAATGAATGAAAGCATAAATGAAACAAAATATAGTTATGACACCTTAATCATCTAATTGGACTGTATTCTATCTATGTCCATGTTCTTGTCAAAATGACCCTATCATGGCATTGTCTGATGTCATATCTAGGGATTTCCTCATTTGCTGGGTGTTGCTCATTACTATCCTAAGTTGATAACTATATGATAAGTCTACAGCTGTAAGACACAAGTTTTGGGCAGTCTACAGGGATGACCTATGGACTTCTGAGAAGAGAACTGGTGAGTGCTGTAGCTGTAGAGTTAAAGGCCTCAAAATAAATGCTCAACTTTACTAAGGCTGGTGTTAaccacaggccaacgtcatgacatacTGCTTGGCTATTTAAGGTCTGTAGGAAGCCAGATCATCTCATACTTCCCTCCTCACAGAGAGTGAGtcagaaaaacagacagagagagacaggcagttaggtagacaagcagacagacatggCCAGGCTGGACGTGACAGAGACCTTCCATCACATCTCATTCCCTGGGCACATTCACACCCAGGACTCCCTGAACTATGCCCTCCACTTCCAGTTTCAGGACAGGGACACTGTCATCGCCACCTACCCCAAATCAGGTGAGACAGGACAGCTCTGTCACAGCACATTAGACATGCTGCAACACTAGCCAACTGCAGGACTTTTTCCTCTTTCACACTTCGCAGTTGAAGCAAACGGTCAGGGCTTTAATAACTGTATATGCACAGACTCCAGTAGGTTATTGTATTGTTACTGTTGGTTTAACTTCTCAACGATTGCTTTCAAGATCCACTTCTCTCAGACCATCTGTCTTTGTGGAAGTAGTGGTTTAGGCAGGGATTCAATGAAGACAGAGGTATTAGATGTACagttctctctctttaactcttcTTTCCCTTTGTGATCTCTGGTTAAAGGGACTACCTGGATGCAGGAGATTGTCACTCTTGTGAAAAACAGAGGGGACCCACAACTCTCCAAAATTGTGCCCAACTGGGCACGAGCCCCCTGGCTGGAACAGCATTACAGTGCAAAGGTGCTGGAAGCCACCCAGGGGCACCGAATCATCACCACTCACCTGCCCTACAACCTGCTGGCTTCTGCACTTCAAGGCTCCAAAGCTAAGGTAGGATGTGGTTATGTTGAAGAGACTATTCTCAAAGCTGTGAGACATTTCCTATTTTGTAAAGCAACTCTATGGAAATAATATATTGATAGTTAGTGTCACTATCTCCACCCCATCTCTCAGGTCATCTATGTCGCCAGAAACCCCAAAGATGTTGCTGTGTCATATTACCACTTCCATAAAATGGCCAAGTTCCTCCCAGAACCCAATTCCTTTGATGAGTTTCTGGATAGTTTTCTGGAGGGATCAGGTGAGTTGACACTAATGATTTGTACCTCGAGCAATTCTGGGATTTAATCCTACTGTTACAGTCAGATCTAATCCAACGTTTACCCTTTTTACAGTGAGTTATGGGTCCTGGTTCGATCATGTGAAAGGCTGGACGAGTCAAGCAGGAGTCTTGGCAAATGTTCTTTATATCTCTTATGAGGAGATGTGGCTGGTAGGATAACTATTGTCTATCACTGTCTGCTATGTATTGTTGTTGTCATCAATTGCAAACATCCCATTacattctctcttcctcattgCAGTTGTGTCACCCCTAACCATATTGTAGACGTGTCCATTTAAGCGCATCAGAACACAACACTTGTATTACAGTCTCATGAGTCTCTGAGGTTGTGTAACTACAGAAATAGGCTATGCTTCAGACATGAAAATATTAGTCATAAATTACAAATAGACCTTGGTGAGATGCTATTTTAAGTGACATTATGAAATACTACGTGAACATAGCTTTAGGAAAAATAAATGCTTGCTTTGTAGATATTcactgttttattttttttattttttacttcacctttatttaaacaggtaggccagttgagaacaagttctcatttacaactccgacctggccaagataaagcaaagtggtgcgacacaaacaacaacacagttacacatggaataaacaaacatacagtcaataacacagtagaaaaagtctatatgcagtgtgtgcaaatggtgtgaggaggtaaggcaataaataggccatagtagtgaagtaattacaatttaacactggagtgatagatgtgcagatgatgatgtggaagtagagcaaagtaaataaaaacaatatggggatgaggtaggtagattggatgggctatttacagctgcagcgattggtaagCTACTCAAAtaactgatgcttaaagttagtgagggcgatataagtctccaacttcagcaatttctgcaattcgttccagtcattggcagcagagaactggaaggaaaggcggccaaaggagatgTTGGCTTtcgggatgaccagtgagatatacctgctggagcgcatgctacgggtgggtgttgctatggtgaccagtgagctgagataaggcggagctttacctagcaaagacctatagatgacctggagccaatgggtctggcgacgaatatgtagagggccagccaacgagagcatacaggttgcagtggtgggtggtatatggggctttggtgacaaaacggatggcactttgTTTGACTGCATCCATTTTGCtgtgtagagtgttggaggctattttgtaaatgacatcaccgaagtcgaggatcggtagaatagtcagttttacgattgtatgtttggcagcatgagtgaaggagattttgttgcgaaataggaagccgactctagatttaattttggaatgtcgatgtttaatatgagtctggaaggagagtttacagtcgagccagaaacctaggtatttgtagttgtccagatattctaagtcagaaccgtccagagtagtgatgctagtcggacgGCGGGTGTgggcatttagttttactagtgatttaagagcagttggaggccacagaaggagtgttgtatggcattgaagctcgtttggaggtttgttaacacagtgtccaaagaagggcacgATGTATTCAGAATGgggtcgtctgcgtagaggtggatcagggaatcacctgcagcaagagtgacattgttgatatatacagagaaaagagtcggcccgagaattgaacccagtggtacccccatagagactgacagggatctggacaacaggccctcaggtttgacacactgaactctatctgagaagtagttggtgaaccagttgaggcagtcatttgagaaaccaaggctgttgagtctgccgataagaatacagtgattgaaTACAGTGATTGAGTCGAAacccttggccaggtcgatgaagacagctgcacagtactgtcttttatcgatggcggttatgatattgtttagtaacttgagcgtggctgaggtgcacccgtgaccagctcggagaccggattgcacagtggagaaggtatggtggaatTCGAAAtgatcagtgatctgtttgttaacttggctttcgaagactttagaaaggcaggccaggatggatataggtctataacagtttgcgTCTAGAGTGtcatcccctttgaagagggggatgaccgcggcagctttccaatctttagggatctcggacgatacgaaagaggtttaatagactggtaataggggttgcaacaatggcggcggataattttagaaagagagggtccagattgtctagcctggctgatttgtaccggtccaggttttgcagctctttcagaacatctgctatctggatttgggtgaaggagaaattgCGGAGgtttgggcaagtagctgcggggggtgcggagctgttggccggggctggggtagccaggaggaaagcatggccagccgtagagaaatccttcttgaaattctcgattatcgtgggtttatcagtggtgacagtgtttcctagcaaATTTATGTtagaaaaagctagcctttgctttcctaactgactgcatgtattggttcctgacttccctgaaaagttgcatatcgcggggactattcgatgctagtgcagtccaccacaagatgtttttgtgctggtcaagagcAGTCAGGTCTGAAGTGAACCAAGGACTGTTTTtttaaaggggcatgcttatttaagatggtgaggaaattacttttaaagaacgaccaggcatcctcgactgtcGGGATGagttcaatatccttccaggatacccaggccaggtcaattagaaaggcctgctagcagaagtgttttagggagcgtttgacaatgATGAGGGGTTGTTGTTTGTCtgcggacgcaggcaatgaggcagtgatcgctgagatcctgattgaaaacagcagaggtatatttggagggcaagttggtcaggataatatctatgagggtgcccgtatttaaggatttggggttgtacctggtgggttccttgataatttgttagattgagggcatctagcttagattgtaggactgcccggagtgttaagcatatc containing:
- the LOC124033143 gene encoding sulfotransferase 2B1-like, with product MARLDVTETFHHISFPGHIHTQDSLNYALHFQFQDRDTVIATYPKSGTTWMQEIVTLVKNRGDPQLSKIVPNWARAPWLEQHYSAKVLEATQGHRIITTHLPYNLLASALQGSKAKVIYVARNPKDVAVSYYHFHKMAKFLPEPNSFDEFLDSFLEGSVSYGSWFDHVKGWTSQAGVLANVLYISYEEMWLDLQGSMERISSFLQFPLVGEELTNSLRHCSFSSMSDNAMVNYTQIPKEIMDHSKGKFMRKGIIGDWRNTFTEEQIGIFDTVYSYQMKDCPLTFMWECPPESCGRGGGGQASGDQDRALTLHDAGD